Part of the uncultured Anaeromusa sp. genome is shown below.
CTATGAAAATCTGTATCCTGAAGTTCCCTGGCTGCTGGTCCGCGGTGAAGCGCCGGACCGAGCCGACGCCTTCTTTGCCCAGTACCGCCTTGAAAAAGAGCAAGGCCCCTGGCAGCTGTGGCGGAAAATGAAAAACGACAATATAAAACAAGAGTAAAGGGAGTAAATGGAGGGTACGACAGAGGGAACGAGATACAGAGTAACTATTATAAATTCCTATATAGCTACAAAAATCCGGTCTAGAAAGATTTACTTTCTTAGACCGGATTTTTCGTTTAGCCTGGTATGATACGAAGCAGCAACGCGGAGAGATTACCACGTCGCTCCGAAGAATCCCCCTGGCCCTGCGGGCCTTCCCCTTTGGCAAGGGGGACATTTAGCCGCAGCATTCTCGATAGACTAAGGCAAAAACTCCTGCCGCCCTTGTCAAAGGAAGGTGCCGCCACAGCGGCGGAGGGATTCAATTTCTTTGTGCTTCGACCGTATCTTTTTAGCCCCTTAAGGAGCCAGTGATTGAATGAACACTCCGACAAGCATAGAAATTTTTTCGTCAGATGAGAAAGAAAACCGCAGGAATAGCAGCGCTATGCCGAGACTTTCTGACGAAGCATGACGGAAAAAGAGCTTGTTTGGCGCGAGATGTGAATCAATCATTGGCTCCTTTAAGAAGTAAGCCGCTGCCGCGAACCGTTTTCAAAAGCCGTGAGGCGTCGCCCAGCTTTTTACGCAATCGATAGATGAGCACATTCAGCTCGTCTGTGCCCACGTCTACAGAGCCTTGCTCTTCGCTCGGCAACCGCTCCGGCCAAATTTCGCGTTTGATCGTCTCATAGTCCACTAACGTGCCGGCGCTTTCCCACAAAAGCTGCAGCAAATGCCATTCTTTGCCGCTCAAGGAAACGCTTTCCCCGTACACTTGGCATTCTTGCCGCTCTGGAAAAATGGCTAGCGCCTGCGGCAGCTCCAAGCCTTGACGCAGCATTAGCGTGCGGCTCAAGTCGAGCGTTTTTTCGTCGCCCCCATGCTCCAGCCGTAACGCCACAAGACCAGACGCCAATTCCAAACGGTCTCCCGGCGCCAGCCGACGTACTTCCTGTTGCAATGGCTCGCCGTTGACGCTGGTACCATGACGGCTGCCCAGCTCCTTTATGCTCACACCCGTTTCATCGCAACAAACCAGACAATGACGCCGCGAGACGAAAGGGCTGGCAAAATACATCCCTGCCTCTCCCTGGCCGCTGCGTCCCAATAGCCATTCCCCTTTTTCCAGCATAATTCGGCTGCCGGAAGGATAGGGCACTCCTTTTTCTACAACCAAACACCAATTTTCTTCCACAGCCATCCCTCCTGGACCTATCTCTTTTCTATATCATACTGCGAAAAATTTTTTCTGCCAAGAAGGCGCGCCATGGCAACATTTAAAATGTCTGCAACAGCGTTCCGGCTACGCCGCGCATGGTTTCCGTCCAGGGCAAAAGAGCGCCAAATCCTTCAAAAGAAAGCCAGTCTGGTTTCCAGGCATGAAGAACCAGTACCGCTAAGGCTAAAATCCAACCGCTATGTCTCATGACGCATCCTCCTTTGCCTTTTGTTAGTTTGATTATACCTTTTTCCATGTTACAGAGCTATGACAACGGCATGACAACTCCATTACACTCTCTAGACGGGACCGATGGAGAAAACATTGAACAAGAGTCGCGAGAGTCACGGAGGGTTCGACTGAGGGTTACGGAATTTACGACGCCGCCGATGCGGTTGACGGTACGTGATGTACCTAATGCCGGCGATGCCAAGGATGGCATAATCGTCGGTCTCTTCTAGAAATCCATGGACGGCATAGCAACCGACATCTGCTGGCATTTAAAGTGAGGGAACGAACAAGTCTACGGCGGTCGTGATTGTATTTGAGACTTTTATTGGAGCAAGACGGTCCGCAGGACGAAAATGCTGGCGAAGGCGGATGACAGTTTCGCCTGTTTGAGCGCAGCGAGTTAAGAAACTGCCGCCTTCGCCTGCTTTTGCGAGGCGCGCGCAAATCTTGTCTCAAATACAAGTATGCCGCCGAAATACAGCTACTCTTTTTAAACGAATTTTTTCGATAGACAAAAAAAAGATTGCGGTAAAATGCACATTCTCATTTTACCGCAACCTTTTATTTTTTTATCCGTGCACCAGACTCGAATCACAAAAAGCCTGCCCTAGCCCCTGTCCCACCTTGGCCTCAAAGCGACAACGCTCATCGCCCAGGCTCCAGCATTCGGTTTCCACTACATCATAGGGCTGTTGAAAAAACGCTTCCAAGACGCCGGAAAAGACGCCCGCATCAAAGTAACAGCTGGAATAGCCCTTCGTTGGGCCACCCGAGCAGTCGAGGTCTTCCTTCAGCACAAACACAA
Proteins encoded:
- a CDS encoding FHA domain-containing protein — encoded protein: MEENWCLVVEKGVPYPSGSRIMLEKGEWLLGRSGQGEAGMYFASPFVSRRHCLVCCDETGVSIKELGSRHGTSVNGEPLQQEVRRLAPGDRLELASGLVALRLEHGGDEKTLDLSRTLMLRQGLELPQALAIFPERQECQVYGESVSLSGKEWHLLQLLWESAGTLVDYETIKREIWPERLPSEEQGSVDVGTDELNVLIYRLRKKLGDASRLLKTVRGSGLLLKGAND